In Blautia wexlerae DSM 19850, a single window of DNA contains:
- a CDS encoding cysteine-rich KTR domain-containing protein produces the protein MKETSWVSCPICHNKTRIKIRIDTELRNFPLFCPKCKQETLIHVKQLNISVIREPDA, from the coding sequence ATGAAAGAGACAAGTTGGGTTAGTTGTCCTATATGCCATAATAAAACCCGAATAAAAATACGAATTGACACGGAATTAAGGAATTTCCCCTTGTTCTGTCCAAAATGTAAACAGGAAACGCTCATTCATGTAAAGCAACTGAATATATCCGTTATTAGAGAGCCAGACGCATAG